The following nucleotide sequence is from Paenibacillus andongensis.
GGGTACGGACTATAATTTATCGAATGCCCTTAACTCTCGCTTTTTTCATTGTAGGTTTTTTCATTTGGTTGGCAGAAAATATAGCCACATTTTTTGATGCTTGGAAATACCCTGATCAGCACCAAACTTGGCAAATGGTTAGTTTCAGTAAGATCAGCTCATGGTTCCTTCTGGTAATCATTAGCGTCATCATCGTAGCCCAACTTAAAAATGTTAAAGCTAGTCGAACAAGGAACGATTTATTTTCTTGCTAAGATTACCTCATATAAACATCTCATCTTATCAATATCAGAACCTTCCATCCTATGATATAATTATCCAATATCTTAGTTTACGGGGATGATGCAGATGTCGGAGCAGCAAGTGTATGTCCGGTTCCCTGAGGAGTCGGACGCCGAAGAAATGACAGCAATGTACAAGCGCAATCGGGAGTTCTTTGAGAAGTTTTCGCCAAGAAACCCGGAAGAGTACTATACGGAGGAGCACCAGCTCCAAACGATTATTAAGAGTAAGGCCGACAGGGTGGAGGATCGAAAATATGTCTTCGTGATATGCCACAAGGAGGACGACCGGATTATTGGCAACATCGGACTGTCCTTTGTGTTACGAGGTCCGCTTCAGAGCTGCATGATCGGATACAACCTAGACC
It contains:
- a CDS encoding GNAT family N-acetyltransferase gives rise to the protein MSEQQVYVRFPEESDAEEMTAMYKRNREFFEKFSPRNPEEYYTEEHQLQTIIKSKADRVEDRKYVFVICHKEDDRIIGNIGLSFVLRGPLQSCMIGYNLDQAYNGKGYMTEAVKQVVRYAFEELKFHRIVGEASPRNPGSIRVLENAGFHKEGISRSNVKINGVWEDHQLLALINPTGDI